CTTTTTCACCACAGCCAATTTAAACACTATTCCTTACTAATGCATTTCTGCAGTCAATGCTTTTTTCACTTTACAATTGTCCATTTCTTTCACTGCTTTTCACTTTTAAACTTACCACTTTTAGAGAGATGCTCTTGAGCCACGAGCAGAACATCAGGATGCTGGAACtgatcagaaatatttttttcttaattagaaACACTTATTGACCAAACTTCATCTTTGTAAAACATGTGATCAAATAACTCCCAAAAACTGCAGACCATTTGGGGTTTGTGAAAGGAATATAATTGGGCTCTCAAACACATATGCCATGGTTTATGTGTTTGCTGTCAAACTGTAATCACAGCAAACTGAGATAATTTGCCTAACCTTTTGAGCGTCACCTTTTGGTgatgaaaaccttgggccaaagtgggccagctggggctagaggagttgTGATGAACAAAGGTGGTGTTTCTCCGCATCTGGAGAGCATCGgcgccgcggatcatttcataaagttaacagctataacaccagcattaaagatttttaaattaaactgagctcaaaactcactttcagacagcagtgagtgtttgaaacaacttgatCCGATGTGTATTAtgatcaccatacaaggcagaaatatttataagcgatgcaaaagactacactataaaaaatgatgggttaaatacaacccagcatTGGGTAAAATGTGGATAAACCCAgcgattgggttgttttgattggtttgtccatatttaacccagcattttttagagtgtatgcaCGCTATTAatgttaccatagtaaacatggtaaatacgatcatttgaagaaatcagacgtcagctatTTAGTAGCCTAACATATtgtatctgtcataagtctcgtctcgagagtttagctccgcgtatgtcataaaaatataataatggtttttgttcggaagctttaataaaaaatatagaaattatcattctttctaaatgtgatgtatatacGGTGActacaaataaatagaaacagactcgactgaataagcaggcagGCTATGTTCATAccgctttatttctgtgttttcaatcctgataaattaattcattataatcaatgtatcacttattattgtaaaacatcaatgcttttggatttaaatctttaacaaagcatgcaaacaaacggctgcttttatcatgtttgttttgtgatcacGCTAGTTCCAGtgagttttctgataacttctctttgtttgtGGAATGATGGGGTTGCGTGACACAGGGCAGGTTTTAGTGaagcactgtggagcttctggcccgacggtggaaacgcagcaTTATTTTGGCCTCGTTGCTACAGGTCCGAggccattaaagggatagttcacccaaaaatctaaattatgtcattaatgactcaccctcatgtcgttccaaacccgtgagacctccgttcatcttcggaacacagtataagatattttagatttagtccgagagctttctgtccctccattgagaatgtatgtacggtatactgcccacgtccagaaaggtaataaaaacatcttcaaagtagtccatgtgacatcagacggtccgttagaattttctgaagcatcgaaaatacattttggtccaaaaatatcaaaaactacgactttattcagcattgacttctctcccgggtctgttatgagccgttcacagcacatccggttcgcgaacgaatcactcgatgtaaccggatcttcttgaactagttcaccaaatcgaactgaatcgtttgaaacggttcgcgtcaacaataagcattaatccacaaatgacttaagctgttaacttttttaacatggctgacactccccctgagttcaaataaatcaatatcccggagtaattcatttactcaaacagtacactgactgaactgatgaccgagccagataacgaacgaaacattgactcgttctcgattcaagaaccggttgcatcggttttcggatcagtgatgggaagttctgttcttttccgcgaaccggttctttcggacagtttgattcaataaaccggttgccaaaaacggttcaccagttcttttgcgctcgacatAATGagttcattggcgatgattgcccttgattcaagctttcggtttacccgcgctcataacattagcacagaatcagttcagaatcaatcaccaaaagaaccagttcagttcagacgcgctgtgtgtcagtctgcttcacgcatgcgcagtatcatcagctcctcggttctcgaatcggacgcgtccgacagaaacggttcttgagtcgagaacgagtcaatgtttcgttcgtaatctggctcggttcagtcagtgtactgtttgagtaaatgaattactccgggatattggtttatttgaactcagagggagtgtcagccatgttaaaaaagttaacagcttaagtcatttgtggattaatgcttattgttgacgcgaaccgtttcaaacgattcagttcgatttggtgaactggttcaagaagatccggttacatcgagtgattcgttcgcgaaccggatatgctgtgaacgcgctcataacagacccgggagagaagtcaatgctgaataaagtcgtagtttttgatatttttggaccaaaatgtattttcgatgcttcaaaaaattctaacggaccctctgatgtcacatggattactttgaagatgtttttattacctttctggacgtggacagtataccgtacatacattctcaatggagggacagaaagctctcggactaaatctaaaaatatcttatactgtgttccgaagatgaacggaggtctcacgggtttggaacgacatgagggtgagtcattaatgacataattttgatttttgggtgaactatccctttaaccccgCCCAGCCCGTTTAAAGCACTGACttgcactggcccgacagtggaaaagcacctATTAAGCTTTGCTAGAGATAGACAGCTTAAACACTTTATCCCCTGGTTTAACAGACAAGGCTTAAACATGATCCCAGACTCAAATGcatgtctgagctgttttaactgaaaaagcacttaatcttaaaatatatgtCACTGATTTGCCTCAGATGCACACCAGttatgttttttctaaggcacatttacaaaaaaatacttaaatgtcctaattgaacaaTGGCCTAATTCTGGCTTAATCCAAGCCTGTGAAACCTCTTATTGTACAAAAGTTTTGACCCCTTCAGTGAAAGTCTGTTGGACTTTTAGTAGTTTTGATCATCCGTTTTATGAAAATCCAGTCTGAAGGTCTTAACTGAGTTTGGTGGATGTAGCTTGAAAACTCTAAGAGGAGacgttttaaaatttattctcaGAAGACAAAAAAGAAGCAGTAGCTTAAATAGTAAACAGTAGGTCAGTTGGCTTTCTCGAGCCAAcctaaaaaatatcaatataaaagcatttacttattttaaactcaAAGGCCAAAATAGCACATATTCAAATGTAAGCTGTGAGAATATTTGTGATAAGCACTTTCTACTCACATGGGATGGAAACTTCACATCAATGTTTACATCAGAGTCTTTGAAGCCAAACTTGGTGCAGGAAGATCCGTATAATCTGAACTGGCAATCTGCAGGGGAAACGAGAATACAGAGGTATtgaaaaagcattgaataaagGATTCAGTGAGCTTTGAGTTTACCGCTGTGCTGTTACACACCTGGAAGGACAGGCTGAAGGACTTTCTCAACGAGAGTGAGGACGTTTTGCCGTTGTTTCAAATCTTGATCGTTTAAACCGAACTCAGTGATCACACTTTCCAGAGCCGAGCTGATTGAATGAGACTGGAGTTTCCCAGGAGGAGGGATGTTCAACAGCAGCATCAGCTTCTGCAGTTCCTGTACAGAGgagaaacatttcaactttaaatGCCAAGCACAGATGTTTGAGTCTGCTAACCTCTTGATCATAATTTGGTAATATGTGATTCCGTACCTTGGCTTTCTTCCTGTGGGCTCTTTCTCTGATGTGATTGAGCGCTGGTGACATGTCTTCACAGTACACCTTACATTTGTCACATTTGAACTTCAGACTGATGCTTgactaataaaaatgcataaaaaggaCCCAAATCATATTATGTGAAGAAATATGATCAATGTACTGGACACTACTGTTCAactgttttgggtcagtaagacaagtaatacttttattcagcaaggatgcattaaattaatcaaaagtgacagtaataacattcataatgttacaaaacatttttgtttcaaataaatgctgttcttttgaactttctattcaccaaagaattctgaaaacaaatgtatcatggtttccataaaaaaattgaagcagcataactgtttttgacactgataataatcagaaatgtttcttgagtagcaaatcagcatatgagaaagatttctgaaggatcatgtgacattgaagactggagtaatgatgctgaaaattcagctttttgatcacagcaataaactacattttacaatatatataaaaaaattaaactgtaatcatatttcacaatattactgtttttttctgtacttttttaacaaataaatagtcTTGGAGAGCAAGACCTTTTACAACAAATTTTCCAACTtcttacaaaatgttttagaaCTGTAGTGTATTTAGCTGCTGTATGATATGCTATGGCAACAAATATACAGTACTAATTATTCCAAATATgtagcacagtaataccatggtgcTCTTTAAAGTACCCTGTAAAGACTATGGTACGTTAATATGGTATTCCTTCAGTTCCATGGAGTACCTCTTTTTCAAATCGTAAGATTTTTcccaaaatgttatttaaactgCTTAAAGCAATAGTTTGCCCCGCAAAAATGAaagtgtactcaccctcaggccctacatcactttctcaccagtggatcctctgcagcgaatgcgtgccttcagaatgagagtccaaacagctgataaaaacatcacaataatccacaccactcaagtccattaattaacatcttgtgaagggaaaagctgcatgtttgtacaaaacagacacattattaagacatttttaactccAAACTGTTGCTTCAAGCTAAGATCCAAGGcctttatttataatattgctttctacatttacatttagtcatttagcaatcgcttttatccaaagcgacttacaaatgaaaatgatgatggaagagatgtgtttttagccaattcttgaagatggctaagaactcagctgctcggattgagttgggcagttGATTCCACCatgagggaacatttcatttaaaagtctgtgaaattgattttatgcctctttgggatggcacaatcaagtgatGTTCACTTGctgaatgcaagcttctagagggcatataagtctgaagtaatgaatttaggtaaaggggtgcagagccagtggtggttttgtatgcaaacatcaatgccttgaattttaatgcgagcagctattggtagccagtgcaaattgattaacagaggtgtgacgtgtattctttttggctcattaaaatttaatcttgctgccacgttctggattaattgtaaaggtttgatagaacttgctggaagacctgccaagagagcattgcaatagtccagcctggacagaacaagagcttgaacaaggagttgtgcagcatgttccgaaaagaaagggcctgatcttcttaatgttgaataaagcaaatctgcaggaacagacagttttagcaatgtggtctgagaaagtcagctgatcatcaatcataactccaaggtttctggctgtttctgaaggagttatggttgatgcacctaactggatggtgaaatcatgatGAAACAATGCGTTTGATgcaaccacaagcagttctgtcttggcaaggttgagttgaaggtgatggtccttcatccagcaagaaatgtctgttagacatgctgagataagagcagctatcgtcggatcatcaggatggaatgagaggtagagttgaatgtcatcagcatagctgtaTTATAAAAAGccgtttctgaatgacagaacctagtgatgccatgtagatagagaagagaagtggtccaagaactgagccctgagacaccccagtagttagatgctgcaacttggacacctcatctctccaagataccttgaaggacctaactgagaggtaagactcaaaccactggggTGCGGTTACtaagatgccctttgccagtagggttgacaggaggatctggtggttaaccgtgtcaaaagcagcagacagatccagcaagataagtatagaagatttggaagccgctcttgccagtcttagggcagtctcagttgaatatCCACCTCTAAAACCAGACTGTTTGCTGTCCAGAAGGTTGTTCTGTGTAaaaaaggcagagacttggttgaacacaactcattCAATGAAAATtgaatgaaaggaagaagggaaaccggtctgtagttgcctaaaagagatgggttaagggtgggtttcttaagtagtggagttatatgagcctgtctaaatgttgaggggaaaacaccagtatggagggatatgttaatgatgtgagtgagtgcaggtacaactgcaggagaaatggcttgaaggagatgagatggaataggatcaagtggtaGTAGGTGGAAAGATGTGCTTGACCGATTTTTAGTGTGTAAAATTGTGcattgatgtttttcattttattaatgaagaacgtggcaaagtcatcagctgttagagttgatgaaggagggggaggaggaggaggacaaagcagcaaggaaaatgttttaaagagcatgcgtgagttagacgaattgttcaTTTTGTTATGATATTATGTCCGAATCCACTGAAAAGTTGTTTTtctgaatcaggggagaaatatgcacacattaagcactgtttacaagtaaaaatagttctaaacaaatatatgggtgtattttgatgtgagatgacAACAGGAGAAGGACTTTTTTATTGGAGGAAGcgctattatggattatggatttgtattttagctggaagcaatcatttaaagttaaaatgtcttaatgctggatttgtttcttacaaacacacaacttttcacttcacaagatgttaattgactgactggagcggtgtggattacttgtggattattgtgatgtttttatcagctgtttggactctcattctgacggcacccattcacttccattagtgagcaagtgatgcagtgctacatttctccaaatctgatgaagaaaaaaactcatcttcatcttggatgtcTTTAGGGTGAGTACTTTTccagccaattttcatttttggctgaactattcaaACTATTCGAACTACACGAACCTCTTTAGGGTCACAGTCACTGCCTTCTGCATCCAAGCACAGCTGTAAAACATCCCGTCTAGTGAGGCAGCTTTCAATCGAGACAATTCTGCTCTTCTCCCTCCAGTTCTGCATGTTGTCTGATACACAGACAAGATGTAGAcagattttagctacattttTAATCTCACTGTTTCATTACATGACAGGTTATAATGGACTTTACCAAGCCTGTCATGTTTCTGTCCATCTCGCTGTCGTTCTCTCCAGTTCCTCCGGTCAGCAGGTGAACCCTTCTGGATTCGGTCCTTGTGAGAAGGACTTTGTCCAAACGCTCGTCCTTCAGGAGAGCTGCACGACTGCGAGGCTTTGGCTCTTCTGTTACCATCACTTTCAAAGGTTCGACCGTGACCCCGCTTTGTTTTAGGACTGTAACTGCGTTCATGGTTCACACTGTCCCGTCCCAACGGGCTCCTCCAGCTCTCAGCTTCATCTGCTTCCTTCGGTCTCCTGTAGCGTGGAGAAAACTTCCTGTTTCCCTTATCAGCCATTGTCGATCTGGATTAATGGGTGGGAACCAAGATCAAAACGAGGAAGAATAAAAAGGGAATTTGAAATCTCAATGTAATGACATTATGAGGATTGCAAAGTGAAGTGAGGtgatcatatttgctgaatgaaatcaaacattttgtttcatacTATTTTTGGGATGCTTATTTTTGCTCTATAGCACATCACATTTTCTCATAAAATATGATGCATTCTGTAGCAATTTTCCTTTTGACAACCATTTGTAAAGTGAAGACATCTTGTATTATCCCCTAATCAGCAGAACTGCCACAAAGACAAAGACATCTTCCTCTGAGAGAGATTACAACCATTCGTTCAATTCTCAAATGATCTTTACAAGTATAAAAAAAGACTCTGAAGACATTTTATGTCTAATCCTCCTTAAGGATTGAATTATGGCCAGTGACAGAAAAAATTGCAAACATGACCCGAAAATCTTCTGCTACATCTGTGGGTGTTTtaatacatcaaaacaaaaaatacagattttgtggaagaaaaaaaaagcttatttatttatgcacatgtTTATGTAAAGGACTTTGACATTAAATGGAGTATTTTAATAAATCGTTCTACTCCTTTGCTGATTTTAAGGTAAAttatacattatgaataattatttttgacattactgtttttgttaccttaaaaaatgcattcatatatgtgatggaaatattttttaacatcaaaTCACGTAATACTGCAGCTTTCAGCATTTTTTAAGATGCAGAGCTGCGTAATAACCCTTAATATTATGAAGTAATTCATACAAATTCTTTATGAATGTTGTCGTGCCGCCGGTCTGATCATGGAAAGGTTAGTAACATTACTTGAATCTCATATTAGTTCCAAAGAATGACTGAAATTCccattttgcacacattttttaaCTGTGACAGTGTGAATTATTTTTAtggataaaagaaaaagaaacctcTCGCAGCATTTATACGTGCATGTTGtcaaaataacaacactgaagtAAAAGACGAGCAGAGTTGCTGTGTAACTGCTTTCTCTCGAGGACAAAGGGCAGCTCGGAAGGAGTGTCATGCACGAATCAAACTAAcgttacattaacaacaacaacacgacAGCCTAAATAAAGTGAACATGCCGAACTCACCCAATCTAAAATCAGTCGTGCTTTATAAATGTGAGCGCGACATCCCGTGAAATGTTCAGGTGCCAGAATATTACCAAGTCGATACTGACCACTGATCAGTGATACTGACCCAAACTCACTTCCGCCGGCTACACTTGTGTCAAATCAGATGACGTTCATCTGACTGAAATTATTAAGAGAATAAAATTACCCATGTTGCTCTTAATCAagcataaataaagaaaaattcgAATACTTTACTTTTTAAGCGACAAGCttgatatttaatattgaaatcacTGTCTCATTcgaaatgcagttgttttgatcTTGTACTTCCGGGTCTTACGTgacgtcaaaataaaagcttctaGTGATTTAAAAAGGCAGTGCCTATTTCCAGTAAAAATCGCTTCTTGTTAAACGGTTTCATTTATTCccagaatacatttaaatacttgtAAACGAAGTTAAACTagggagataaaaaaaaacaacaacacgctttatcatttaaaaaattaggCCAATGTTGCAGTACatcagacttggcaaccctgggCAGAAACTGCTACTGTATGGATTCATTATTGCTAAAAGAGAAAATGATAATTCTaatatcaaaaattaattaatattcccATATGTTCACATACTTCATCATCAATATCcataatgcatgtttattttatcttaaGAATACCATCTCTACTCAGGAATAAACACTGCAGTGATTGTAGTAGATTttagtagtgttttattttattttcgctTGTATCACAGTATTCGGTCCATTCAGCTACTaataacacacatttatattagtAAAACATGGAATGTTGTGGAAAACAattcaaatacaattttacaagTATTAAGGCACACTACAATTTGAATAAAAgggttagtttaaaaaaaaattacataattaaacatgaaatgaaagtGAATCTGTGTTTTGTTATAGTCCATTCGTCTGCTACAACTTGTTGCAATAAATGCTGCAAATTCGTTAGTGTCACTCCAGTTTAAAGGATTCAATGCAAGTAAAAACTACTACTTGCAAAAAAGGCTTATAAGCTACTGGTGGTTCTTCAGGAATTCTTCCATATAGGCGCCAAGAGCCTTCGCGTCTTCAACAGTCACTGCATTGTACAGGGAAGCCCGGATACCACCCACAGACCTGAAAGTGCAGAGTGAAACAATCATAAAAGCAGGAAACAGAATCTATTCATTGTATAACGTTTATAAAGTAAACTGCTATATCCCAGACAGACCAGCACCGATTTGTTCATAAACAATTTGTCCATATTGTGTAGAAATTAGGCATAAGTAGTTATTAAATGCAGTTATTACAACATTACCTTCCATTAAAGGCAATGAAAAGGTTTTCTGTCAAGCTACTGTATGCAAACAATGAATTAACACTAATTACAAAGACAGACGTAGAATTTTCCTAATTTTCATACAACACCTGTGTCCTTTAAGTGAGATCATGCCAAGTTTAGAAGCACCGTCAAGAAAGGCCTTTTCAAGACTTTCATCCCCTTCCTTCTTTCCGATGCGGAATGGAATGTTCATGCGGCTTCGACACGCCATGTCAACTGGGCATCTGAAAGAGTCCGTATGGCACGTGATAAATAAGGGGAGtcattttgataaaaacaaaagtcTGAAGAGATTATAATGtagacaaatattgcatttagtGCTAGGTGGTTTGaccaaaaatatgaatatgaatcagAATGCACTTGCAGaaccactgtattttaatcacaatccaaacaagCATGAGTAGTTTCTGAAGTAAATTAGATTGTGTAATTTGAAaacttaaagcaaaaacagaacggTCTGACTTTacctttgtgaaattatgctaaataaaacataactacacaaaacaaaaacagcagatggactcaaaaagaacacaaattcactctctgacagcaggtggcgcttacgGAACAGCAGCAATACAGCATTCCCTTTGTTACAGCTGTAAACAAAGTAGGGCTGCACTTATAAATACtacattcatatatattatatgaaggtaagttgaaaagaaaataccatctaaaatTTTCTGAAGAtggtcagttcccctcagagatacattcaaataaaccCCCACCCCAATTTAGTAGGATTTTAGAATTTTGAACAGTGAGCTTACATAGTTTACCATGGTAgctgtagtaaaactgtggttatacaaacgGTAACCAATACGCCattggttactacacttttactacaacaAAACCACGGTTAATAAGGGCtgctctgcctgctacagtatatcctttttaaatttttattataacaataacattttttttactaatttttattatattaacttaaagattaacattaaataatgattaaaactgAATAAGTTCAATGTTTTAATATTGTGTATTATGAATAAACGTCTGTACAAGAAGAATATATTTTATCTGCAAAATTGTGATCCAGAATGTTAGAAATGTTAGGATGATTATGACAGAAAATGACGGAATCACTGACGAGTAAAATCCATTGGAGCAGTTGATAATGTCATAGATGATGTCGGATTTCTGTTTGTTAAGTCGTTCCATGGCATCCGCCCCGCCGTTGTTCTTGATCCACTCCAGAACCAAACCCATAATGTAAATACTGCAAGAAAAACaagcatttaatattaattatattattattaataatattaaggtTGAGGTTTATAAGAAAAATAGGTGAACACTAAAATTATAAAAGGgttcctgggaaaaaaaaaaaaactgagaaaaggaTCCTTGTAAGCTGGAAAAGTGATCTACAAACAGATCCTGAAATAAACAACGAGgctgtttgttttagtaattacAAAACCATTAAACCTCATTAAAAGTGGTTAACCCGGTCAGGGCGGGGCGGcacatgcaaaacatgcaaagattgtggcaactttaacatttgaaaggatactatggcaaagttattgctttccttATACAAACTGATCTTGTCTTGACTGGTAAGCCTTTGTAGTTATTGTTTTTCTTGGATAAAGCTACCTAGAATTGGCGAGCtgacaataatgttaataatttaaatgaaggCTACTGACTACAGAGgcacagtatgatgaataaagaaAAGCAGTACCTGAAGCATGGAGGAGTGTTGTAGAGCGAGTTATTGCCAGCCTGCACCTGATAGTCCAGTATAATAGGGCACTCTTTCAAAGCTTTCCCCATCAAATCCTCTCTGACAATGACAACTGTCACACCAGCACACCCGACATTCTTCTGTGCACCGGCAAATATCAGACCAAACTGTAGAAACGAACAGAGACTCAACATGATATCTATGAAAAACtactttaatgaacaaaaaactaCACTAAAGTAGTAAGTTTAATGAACATGAAGTATCACCAACCTTTGACACATCTACTGGCCTGGAGAGGAAGTTGGATGACATATCACTGACAAGAAGCACTCCTTTAGTGTCCGGGATGAAGTTAAACTCAACACCGTGCACCGTCTCATTGCAGCAGTAGTAG
The sequence above is drawn from the Cyprinus carpio isolate SPL01 chromosome B5, ASM1834038v1, whole genome shotgun sequence genome and encodes:
- the psat1 gene encoding phosphoserine aminotransferase, with product MEKKQTINFGAGPAKLPQSVLLQAQKELLDCSGTGISILEMSHRSSDFSKIINTTENLLRELLNVPENYKILFLQGGGSGQFSGVPLNLIGLKEDRCADYLVTGTWSAKAAKEAEKYGKVNVIHPKLDSYTKIPDSSTWSLNPSASYVYYCCNETVHGVEFNFIPDTKGVLLVSDMSSNFLSRPVDVSKFGLIFAGAQKNVGCAGVTVVIVREDLMGKALKECPIILDYQVQAGNNSLYNTPPCFSIYIMGLVLEWIKNNGGADAMERLNKQKSDIIYDIINCSNGFYSCPVDMACRSRMNIPFRIGKKEGDESLEKAFLDGASKLGMISLKGHRSVGGIRASLYNAVTVEDAKALGAYMEEFLKNHQ